Proteins encoded by one window of Bremerella alba:
- a CDS encoding efflux RND transporter permease subunit: MARFYLDFLILNGLLFGLQVTATVSIELVTNISDPDRVLNEILSEVDRISTFPDKAEDPEVRRQTLQESTIRVGLIGPPPTSVDAAVKLREVAEIVREDLLGLPGVADIEIPEERLRSYGLSLSNVAAIVAKENYELPGETIRDDTQEILLCGHSRRLYGEEIATLPLLSGNSGTVLTIGEIGVVRDEFIDTAAICEINGEPGLALSVIRNRTDDLLAVVDTVCDYVDTADLPTGYQLVTWSDQSVDVRERVQLLIVNGRQGLALVAFLLALFLDLRAAIGIPICVFVTGAYLYFTGSTLNMLSMFAFIMALGIVVDDPIDIHAHRLMGKSPAKAAYDETVEVMPSVITAVLTTIAAFIPLLFVTGRTGNMLSVMPLALVSMLVVSMLEAFMILPSHMSHPDSLVFRLLRFVFYPFVWIMHVIGWLNRRTSRALDVFIQYFYLCQHCGLF, from the coding sequence ATGGCCCGATTTTACCTCGATTTTCTCATTTTGAATGGCTTACTTTTTGGGTTGCAGGTCACCGCAACCGTTTCGATTGAGCTAGTGACCAATATCTCCGACCCAGATCGGGTGCTTAATGAAATTCTTTCAGAGGTCGACCGAATTTCTACCTTTCCCGATAAGGCGGAAGATCCTGAAGTTCGCAGACAAACACTTCAGGAGTCAACGATCCGTGTCGGTCTCATTGGTCCACCGCCGACAAGCGTCGACGCGGCTGTAAAATTACGAGAAGTCGCCGAGATCGTCCGAGAGGACCTCCTTGGACTTCCAGGCGTTGCCGATATCGAGATCCCCGAAGAACGCTTACGGTCTTACGGTTTATCGCTATCCAATGTGGCCGCGATCGTCGCCAAAGAGAACTACGAACTTCCGGGCGAAACCATTCGCGATGACACCCAAGAGATTCTACTTTGCGGTCATAGTCGACGACTCTATGGGGAAGAAATCGCCACGCTGCCACTTCTTTCAGGAAACAGTGGAACGGTACTAACCATAGGTGAGATAGGTGTCGTTCGCGATGAGTTTATCGATACAGCAGCTATCTGCGAAATCAATGGCGAGCCTGGTTTGGCACTTTCTGTTATTCGCAACAGGACAGACGATTTACTCGCGGTCGTCGATACCGTTTGCGATTACGTTGATACCGCCGATCTGCCAACCGGCTACCAATTGGTTACCTGGAGCGATCAATCCGTCGACGTCCGCGAACGGGTTCAGTTGTTAATTGTTAATGGCCGTCAAGGTCTGGCCTTGGTTGCATTTCTGCTGGCCTTATTTCTCGACCTTCGGGCCGCCATTGGAATTCCAATTTGTGTCTTCGTAACCGGGGCGTATCTCTACTTTACAGGCAGTACTCTCAACATGCTTTCGATGTTTGCGTTCATCATGGCGTTGGGGATCGTTGTCGACGATCCGATTGACATCCACGCCCATCGACTGATGGGTAAGTCACCGGCCAAGGCTGCCTACGACGAAACGGTTGAGGTGATGCCATCCGTTATCACAGCCGTTCTTACGACGATCGCCGCGTTTATCCCCTTGCTGTTTGTCACCGGTAGGACGGGAAATATGCTAAGCGTTATGCCCCTCGCTCTCGTTTCAATGCTGGTAGTATCGATGCTCGAAGCATTTATGATTCTGCCGTCACACATGAGCCACCCAGACAGTTTGGTTTTTCGCTTGTTGCGATTTGTGTTTTATCCGTTTGTCTGGATCATGCATGTGATCGGGTGGCTCAATCGTAGAACTTCCCGGGCGTTGGATGTCTTTATTCAGTATTTTTATCTCTGCCAACACTGCGGATTGTTTTGA
- a CDS encoding efflux RND transporter permease subunit, which yields MLVISVGLIKAGIVPFVFLGNLDSKNLVCTITFPDGTPVGETDKWTRRITEAFEKLDDKYSQQGTPLASTYCRVVSSQVALGPGSGSALSGASHKGSVEVELVSSKERPLSSAEILAIWREEVGKIPGVDSISFDTMFSGPSGVPIQLNSWPVVPIPIN from the coding sequence ATGTTAGTCATTTCAGTAGGTTTAATCAAAGCAGGAATTGTCCCTTTCGTCTTTCTGGGAAACCTCGATAGCAAAAACCTGGTCTGCACGATTACGTTCCCAGATGGAACCCCCGTTGGGGAAACCGATAAATGGACTCGACGAATTACCGAAGCTTTTGAGAAACTTGATGACAAATATTCCCAACAGGGTACACCACTTGCAAGCACCTATTGTCGCGTTGTCAGCTCCCAGGTTGCACTCGGGCCTGGCTCAGGAAGTGCTTTGAGTGGAGCCAGCCATAAGGGAAGTGTCGAGGTCGAGTTGGTCAGTAGTAAGGAGCGTCCGCTTTCAAGTGCTGAAATTCTCGCGATTTGGCGGGAAGAGGTAGGGAAAATCCCCGGAGTCGATAGCATTAGCTTCGACACGATGTTCAGTGGCCCCAGCGGCGTTCCCATCCAATTAAACTCATGGCCAGTAGTGCCCATACCGATCAATTAA
- a CDS encoding NAD-dependent epimerase/dehydratase family protein produces MTISESDSFEIQDEDQLDHWLTTPSEALIRFMGTLRGNLLILGAGGKMGPTLAARAQFAAAKAQADLRVIAASRFSDNRSKQWLNANGVQTETVDLLDRKSIEQLPDADNVIFLVGSKFGTSANPSQTWMANTIVPANALERYPNARFVALSTGNVYPFSPTESGGSCVTDPVGPIGEYAQAALGRERVFQHYSVANETKTVLVRLNYAVDLRYGVLVDIATKVQAGTPIDLTCGYLNCIWQGDANDIIIRSLELADSPPRLINLTGEDTLSVRRIAEDFGQRLNRKVTFVGEESSNALLSNASETSRLLGSPNTSIDTILQQTANWVTREGRLLNKPTHFEVRDGVF; encoded by the coding sequence ATGACAATTTCAGAATCCGACTCATTTGAGATCCAAGATGAAGATCAACTTGACCATTGGCTAACGACACCTAGCGAAGCATTGATACGCTTTATGGGAACGTTACGCGGGAACCTTCTAATTCTTGGTGCTGGCGGCAAGATGGGACCAACCCTTGCCGCGAGAGCGCAATTTGCCGCCGCCAAGGCTCAGGCCGACCTGCGGGTCATTGCTGCGAGTCGCTTCTCCGACAATCGGTCGAAACAATGGCTAAATGCAAACGGCGTGCAAACTGAAACAGTCGATCTTCTAGACAGAAAATCCATCGAACAGCTTCCCGATGCTGATAACGTGATCTTTCTAGTGGGATCCAAGTTTGGAACAAGCGCGAATCCTTCTCAGACCTGGATGGCCAATACCATTGTTCCTGCGAATGCCCTGGAGCGTTATCCTAACGCACGCTTCGTTGCCCTTTCGACAGGCAACGTCTATCCATTTTCTCCTACTGAAAGCGGCGGTTCGTGTGTAACCGATCCGGTTGGTCCGATTGGTGAATACGCTCAGGCGGCGCTCGGACGCGAGCGTGTGTTTCAACACTACTCAGTTGCCAATGAAACGAAAACAGTGTTGGTGCGGTTGAACTATGCGGTCGATCTGCGCTACGGTGTCTTAGTCGACATCGCTACCAAGGTCCAAGCTGGCACACCAATTGACCTGACTTGCGGATATTTAAATTGTATTTGGCAGGGGGATGCTAATGACATCATTATTCGTAGCCTGGAACTAGCCGATTCACCTCCTCGGCTGATTAATCTGACTGGTGAAGATACTTTGTCGGTGCGACGAATCGCTGAAGATTTCGGGCAACGACTCAATCGGAAAGTCACTTTTGTCGGTGAAGAATCTTCAAACGCACTTCTGAGCAACGCTTCCGAAACCAGTCGGTTACTTGGTTCGCCTAACACTTCGATAGATACGATCCTGCAACAAACGGCCAATTGGGTCACTCGTGAAGGTCGACTACTCAACAAGCCAACCCACTTCGAGGTACGCGATGGAGTCTTTTAA
- a CDS encoding dihydrodipicolinate synthase family protein has product MSETSDFNFPAPEPWVRESIRSGIAIPAHPLALTKNRKLDERRQRAITRYYHAAGAQGLAIGVHTTQFEIRQPQFGLYQPVLELAADTARNCDAASGSKTVLLAGICGDTKQAVAEARLARDLGYHIGMISLSSLSNATDEELVTHCRRIAAEIPIFGFYMQSAVGGRDLSPNFWRNLATVPNLVGVKIAPFDRYKTLEVIRAIAETGRSDKIALYTGNDDNIVLDLLTKYVIGEPQQTTQLRIVGGLLGHWACWTKCAVQLLQTCQATWDESTLSADLLTLAAQVTDCNAALFDARNKFDGCVVGIHYALEQQGLLDNLHLLDPKVGLSSGQRNEIDRVRSTYPQLVDDDFVKEHLDQWLS; this is encoded by the coding sequence ATGTCGGAAACCAGTGATTTCAATTTCCCGGCCCCAGAGCCGTGGGTGCGTGAATCGATTCGATCGGGCATCGCTATTCCTGCCCATCCGTTAGCCCTAACAAAAAATCGCAAACTCGACGAGCGTCGCCAAAGAGCTATAACTCGTTACTATCACGCTGCCGGTGCTCAGGGCCTGGCTATTGGTGTACACACCACACAGTTCGAAATACGCCAACCGCAATTTGGGTTATACCAACCGGTGTTAGAACTGGCCGCCGATACAGCGCGAAATTGCGACGCAGCGTCAGGTAGCAAAACGGTTTTATTGGCAGGTATCTGTGGCGATACAAAACAGGCGGTCGCCGAAGCTCGCCTTGCTCGTGATCTTGGCTACCACATCGGGATGATCTCGCTGTCATCTCTTAGCAACGCTACTGACGAAGAACTCGTCACGCACTGTAGGCGTATTGCGGCAGAGATTCCTATTTTCGGTTTCTATATGCAATCTGCCGTGGGAGGTCGCGACCTTTCGCCAAACTTCTGGCGGAACCTGGCGACAGTTCCGAATCTCGTCGGTGTGAAGATCGCTCCGTTTGATCGATACAAGACGCTCGAAGTCATTCGTGCCATTGCTGAAACTGGGCGTTCTGACAAGATCGCACTTTATACTGGAAACGACGATAATATCGTCCTCGACTTGCTGACCAAATACGTCATTGGTGAACCACAACAAACGACGCAATTGCGAATCGTGGGAGGACTATTGGGGCATTGGGCTTGCTGGACGAAGTGTGCTGTCCAGTTGCTTCAGACCTGCCAGGCCACTTGGGACGAGTCGACTCTCTCGGCCGATTTGCTAACGCTCGCCGCTCAGGTCACCGACTGCAATGCGGCTCTTTTTGACGCAAGAAATAAGTTCGATGGCTGCGTCGTTGGAATTCACTATGCTCTTGAACAACAAGGATTACTCGATAACCTTCATCTGCTCGATCCAAAGGTCGGCCTTTCTTCGGGGCAAAGGAATGAGATTGATCGTGTACGGTCGACCTATCCCCAACTCGTCGACGATGATTTCGTAAAAGAGCATTTGGATCAGTGGTTGAGCTAA